From Drosophila nasuta strain 15112-1781.00 unplaced genomic scaffold, ASM2355853v1 ctg16_pilon, whole genome shotgun sequence, a single genomic window includes:
- the LOC132797664 gene encoding E3 SUMO-protein ligase ZBED1-like, with protein MDDEGKMENYVKRAEPTEEVETESGQKRKRERSVVWDHFKKSNDKAYGICNYCGKHLKTAGNTSNLLDHLKRLHPSRMTADKEPMPKTMAIFLNKEPFYGSDSNVKKRLDKKVMNMLSKSVLPFSFVDDEGFVELMQEAVPRYKVPSRMYFRDVMLPTEYEQLSLKLRAALETVKHVGLTTDLWTSAANEGYITITCHYITENFKLTSALLSTAPLITPTNHNAQNIADSISSMLAKWGLLSKVVTVTTDNDTTMKKACDILAFKHLPCLAHTINLLA; from the exons ATGGATGACGAAGGCAAGATGGAGAATTACGTGAAAA GAGCGGAACCGACAGAGGAAGTGGAGACGGAGTCAGGACAAAAGCGTAAAAGGGAGCGATCAGTGGTTTGGGACCACTTCAAAAAGAGCAACGACAAAGCGTACGGCATTTGCAATTACTGTGGAAAACATCTTAAGACAGCTGGCAATACATCAAACTTGCTGGACCATCTTAAGCGTTTGCATCCGAGTCGCATGACCGCTGATAAGGAACCAATGCCTAAAACGATGGCAATTTTTTTGAACAAGGAGCCGTTCTATGGCAGTGACtcaaatgtaaaaaaaaggCTGGATAAAAAAGTGATGAATATGCTTTCTAAAAGCGTGCTTCCGTTTAGTTTCGTTGATGACGAAGGATTTGTCGAGCTCATGCAAGAAGCGGTCCCGCGCTACAAGGTGCCGAGCAGAATGTATTTTCGCGATGTGATGCTTCCAACGGAATATGAACAGCTAAGCCTTAAGTTGCGTGCAGCTTTGGAGACCGTTAAGCATGTTGGGCTGACAACGGATCTTTGGACATCTGCAGCTAACGAAGGCTACATCACAATCACTTGTCATTATATAAcagaaaactttaaattaacgTCTGCACTGCTATCGACAGCACCATTGATTACCCCCACAAATCATAACGCCCAAAACATCGCAGACTCAATAAGCTCAATGTTGGCTAAGTGGGGTCTTCTGTCGAAGGTTGTCACCGTTACAACGGACAATGATACTACCATGAAAAAAGCGTGCGATATATTAGCTTTCAAGCATTTACCCTGTTTGGCACACACAATAAATCTGCTTGCTTAG